In Glycine soja cultivar W05 chromosome 10, ASM419377v2, whole genome shotgun sequence, the genomic stretch CCCTAAGGCTCTTCCTATAATGTTGTCTAAAGTCCAACCAAAACGTCTGATTCTAACCATAATCTACACATTAAATCAGTCATAACAATTTAAGTATTCAAACAAATACTTCAATCaattagtatttattatttcataaataaataatatattatttttaaataacttttttagtacttttatatattcataaatgcatataaaaattattttttcaaatacatATAACTCACATAACTAATTCTAATAAAGTTAAATTAATGACCAAAATGTAActacaattttagtttttatttctaacaaatcattatttcatttttcaacaaattactatcacaataacttttttaaactaatcaaaatattttaattttaaacttccATACACTATTTATATCAATATTTAATACTAtcaatctaatatatatatatatggctatatcaataaaaaaaattaaatttacaaatttacattttcttcttacaataaattgtcaaatatataataataaaaatttgaaattcaatgatatctaacaaatttataaaaaacttttcaaattaccaaatataaataaattacttatatttttaaaataatattaaatcacaatatatatatatatatatatacattgttttctaaataaacaaacttctttattaaaaaccaacttcataaaataaatgtaattatttaaataaaaaaaatatatttactaaaaaataaatatatttttttaaatgttaacttatttatagttttttttaaaaatatttattactttaaatattaaattaaaaaattatacgaaTTAACAATTCTTATAAATCATAGGGTTATAAAGATTAATAAGTCATAGGCATTACCAATTTGTATGCATTATGCAGATTTCACAATCATCAACAACATAATCAACTAACATAGGACGAGGGACCCCAAGAACTTATGAAGGAGACGGCGGTGGGACAGTCAACGACAAACATACTCACGGAGTGGTTTCACACAGCGACGGTGCATTGTTTTCAACAGACCTTTTCAAGACCATCGTGCTGCCACCACATTGGATTACATAAAATGTAGGGCATGGTGCATTGTTTTCTAGTGACACTTTGGAACATATTAACACTAGACATACAAAGACTTGAGCTATCCTAATCACGGTGCCATAGTTGATAAATACAAAGAGACAACTGAATATTGATGCTTCATTCCCATCTTTTTAAGAATGTTCTGAAGGTAACCACACAAATAAGGACTTCACGCATATAAACAGGCTCCAGTATCTTGCTGACCATTCCATAGTCACAGTGGTAAATCAAGACCAGCCAAATCTATCTCATTCCTTGTATTATGCTCATCATTAGGAAGCAAAGATTCAGAGGCAGGCCAATTCATAATAAACCAAATGGTAGATATGAATACAATCCAAAAGGgttgttggaaaaaaaatgattttgttctTGGTTATGGAAGGCATCACTCTTCCTATTCCTTCAACAAGTGTTACTATaaagcaaaaaagataaaattacagAGAATGCAAgtacaaaattaataacaaaaaatcatcTTATTATAGAGGCATTTATATTAACCTTTTAACAACAAATAgttgaattgtaattttttaaattcccCAGCTCTTCAAAAATTGTTTAACAAACATTACCTTAGAACAAGGAAAATAGCACAGAACTGTATCAATGACATGAATCACAAACAAAAGACTTCAAACTACATAAGACAAAGGGtatgaaaaagataaaacaaattacTTAAAATACTTGTAACCGAGTATgaaaatttcttcaaaatttaagaaactacaaaattttgaacttgtcaaaaaacattgcacaagaaaAACTAGGCACTCAGCTACTATGAATTACTGCTCCAGTGTATAACATTTCATGCGACAGGGACAGGGACCTCAATATCATTATTAGCAGCCAAAACTGGGGCAGGTCGGATGtattcctcctcctcctttggAGAATGGATTGTGACAAGATCAGGGAGGGGAGTTTTAGGACCCTGTTTCCCCTTAGGATCCCAATCAAGCATGATCTTCACCTTAATGCCAAGAACACCCTATGAGGCAGCAACAAAATACCAATTAGcatcatcttttcatagtaaaatCAACAACCCAAAAGAGATAAATAGTATCAAGAATCTACAAagaatagaagataaaaaaaccTGTCTCAGGAGCACATGTCTCACTGCAGAGTCAATGTAATCTTTGACAGGTTGCCCAGAAGAAATCATGTACCCATCCTTAAACTTCATAGATTTGGCTCTCTGGGCTCTCAATTTTCCACTCACAATGACCTGCTCaaaccaaacaaccaaaaccaTCACACAAAGCAACACCCCAATATCACAAACTTCAAACCCAAGTCCCTTCTGCAGAACAAACCTCGCATCCCTTAGCACCACTCTCCATAACAAACCTCAAAACACCATAGCAGGCCCTGAAACAGAAAGTTTACACAAAGTAAACACAAACCCACAGAAAAATAACATTCGTGCAAAGGGGGAAAAAAGAACAATAGTATTTGTTCAATTACtagttaaaaatatgttttaaatggGAACAATTAGGTCTAAAAACTAAAGTTTTGTTTATCAAAACAAACATATGTCAACGCatctttattaataaaaatcaaacatagatacaagaagaaaaacaacacaAGATTAATTTCGCACAGTAATAAATtgtcaaatcaaataaaaacaatgtCACCAATAGAAATTGTGTTTTATCAACTAGCAATCAAGGTTTTAAAACACGGTCTCCAGGAATACAACTATGGATGCAGTATAAAGTTTTTCTGGGAAGATTTTGAGTCACCGCGACAGCAATTTTCTACAGTTTTTCACAACGACATGAATCGCAatgaaacaatttaaaaaaaaattacatatttttatcatctaaaaaatgaatatacaCCTGCGCACAGCGAGTCCACCAAGGAGCTTGTAGCGAAGAGACTCAGCCTGAGCAATAGCGCAAAGACCCCTATTGTTGACCTTTTCAGCATAAAGTTCAACACTGTTCTCGGGAAACTTGAACCTCTTCTGAACCACAGAGGTAAGTTCCCTTATTCTCCTTCCCTTCTCACCTATTAatacaaaataaccaaaaaaaaaccaaaaacttcCAATATTCAATTCCAAAggggtaaaaaaagaaaaatagaagattCCAGAACAGAACGCGGGCACACGAACCGAGAACAGCTTGGGTTCTGGTGGCTCTAATTATGATTTCGGTGCGCATCGGCGTAACCCTAACTTCCACGCCGGAGTAACCGTCCTCGGCCAACTCTCTTGTCAGAACCTCGTTCAGTTCAGCGAAGAACACTCCATCAGCTACGAACTGCGCACACAGAAACACacgataaaaaattgaaatcataGTTATTAATTGATGAGGTTTAATTTCAATTGGTGAAGGCTGATTGTGGTATGAATGAGTGAGTCACCTTTCTCTTCTTGCTCATTTGGGTCGCCATTGTCGGAGATCGGAGACGGCGCAGAAAACACAGAGTGCGACGGCTACGATTGGAGTGTGGCGCTAAACCCTAGTTTCTGGGTAGTGAGTGGAATATATAGGTAGAGGCCGACACACTGCAAAGACGatacaaaaatagaaattaaacagAATATACACACTGCAAACCCTAATTTAGAGAGacgatagaaaaatataaattaaactgaATATTGATTacgaattattaaatattaattaacccTTTCATTggttttaagaagaaaaaaaactatagtTGGTCGTACggggtaaaaatatttttaaaaaaattaacttactctatattgttataattttatgtgaaatatctggatagttttatttttatgttaaattagtaacccatcaatatataatttaattacttttatatgttaatattaatattaacaatatataataaggtaaaattattaatatttatcttctttattttaacattataatgattttttaataattatttggtTGTTGAATGATGATTTCGCTTTaatatttgtaataattattaaacGTGACAACTTAGcctattatataataatatatgtaatattatatatttgaatagtatattttttatccatatgatacgaaatatttatcaattttttaataattaatttttaataaattttcttcttttaatcacatttttttctctcgtattatttatatattatataaatataaggtataatgtttatatttgatctatatgtataattattaattaatattaataataagttttatgataaaaataaaatcaaattacaatGACATCCCTCATGTTTATCAAAATTACACatatgttttttcctttttttcagcCTATAGAAAATCCCATAATTTTTCCTTTCTCGTTACAGCCACATCACTCTTAGCCGAATCGATGTTAATTCCGTTTAAAATATAAAGCTCATAATTAGCATGTGGTcttttgggaaaaaaaaaactcaaaaatgcatttattttcttattctttgcTTACTATGTTTCATTCTTGAAATTGTAATTGAAATCTCCATTGCTAAAGATAGAACGAAATCTTAGGAAAAAATACACAAATCTTCGggaataagaactaaaaaatcaATAGATTTATACAATAATcaagaaggaaaacaaaaatatattacgcAATCTTAGACAACAAGAATCAACACcaaaaatgaagaaggaaaacaaaagaatatataaattcTCAAGATTGAGAACACAAATCCTAAAGTGAAGCCAAATACACACTCAATATACACAACTACACACACGACTTATTGTAAAATAT encodes the following:
- the LOC114372603 gene encoding 40S ribosomal protein S3-3-like, which encodes MATQMSKKRKFVADGVFFAELNEVLTRELAEDGYSGVEVRVTPMRTEIIIRATRTQAVLGEKGRRIRELTSVVQKRFKFPENSVELYAEKVNNRGLCAIAQAESLRYKLLGGLAVRRACYGVLRFVMESGAKGCEVIVSGKLRAQRAKSMKFKDGYMISSGQPVKDYIDSAVRHVLLRQGVLGIKVKIMLDWDPKGKQGPKTPLPDLVTIHSPKEEEEYIRPAPVLAANNDIEVPVPVA